A single window of [Clostridium] hylemonae DSM 15053 DNA harbors:
- a CDS encoding flavodoxin domain-containing protein — protein MKTVIIYNSQTGFTKRYAEWIAEATGADCFELSVAKKKDLSIYETIIFGGWACAGSISKIGWFKSNISRWADKKLITFCVGGSPIDNPEIETALKHIFNGSDQEKVKTFYCPGGFNYEKMSVTSKLMMKMFVKTLKAKKDKTEEEQVMIKMITSSYDISDKKYIEPIIKYLNNMTDR, from the coding sequence ATGAAAACAGTAATCATTTATAATTCGCAAACAGGTTTTACAAAGCGTTATGCCGAATGGATAGCGGAGGCAACTGGAGCAGACTGTTTTGAATTATCAGTTGCAAAAAAGAAAGATTTGTCTATCTATGAGACAATTATTTTCGGCGGTTGGGCGTGTGCCGGCAGTATTAGCAAAATCGGTTGGTTTAAGAGCAATATAAGTAGATGGGCAGATAAGAAACTGATTACATTTTGTGTTGGCGGAAGTCCGATAGATAATCCAGAAATTGAAACGGCTCTTAAACACATTTTTAACGGATCAGACCAAGAAAAAGTAAAGACATTTTATTGCCCGGGGGGATTCAACTACGAAAAGATGTCTGTGACCTCCAAACTTATGATGAAAATGTTTGTAAAAACTCTCAAAGCAAAAAAAGATAAAACGGAAGAAGAACAGGTAATGATAAAAATGATTACTTCGTCCTATGATATTTCTGACAAGAAATATATTGAACCGATTATAAAATATCTTAACAATATGACTGATAGGTAA
- a CDS encoding TetR/AcrR family transcriptional regulator has protein sequence MPKQRITKEMVVDVAFEIARKGGMEKVMVKSIADKLGCSVQPIYSYCTNMDGLREDVGNRARSFIGEYIVSHIDKNDLFRSTGKAYIQLAKEEPYILKIFIMQERKNILSLKDIYETETSPQMAEVIAKGLDISVECAKQLHLNMLIYTIGLGTIFSVSSPGIPIDEIFLQQEQAYQIFMNDTLRKREINNENSNHL, from the coding sequence ATGCCAAAACAGCGGATAACAAAAGAAATGGTTGTAGATGTTGCTTTTGAGATTGCCCGTAAAGGCGGTATGGAGAAAGTAATGGTCAAGAGCATTGCAGATAAACTCGGCTGTTCGGTGCAGCCTATCTACAGTTATTGTACAAATATGGATGGACTTCGAGAGGATGTCGGCAATAGAGCAAGGAGCTTCATTGGAGAATATATCGTTTCCCATATTGATAAAAACGACCTGTTTCGTAGCACAGGTAAAGCCTATATTCAGCTTGCAAAAGAAGAACCTTATATTTTGAAAATCTTTATTATGCAGGAACGCAAAAATATATTGTCTTTGAAAGATATATATGAAACAGAAACTAGCCCGCAAATGGCAGAAGTAATTGCAAAAGGATTGGATATAAGCGTTGAGTGTGCAAAGCAACTACATTTGAATATGCTAATTTACACGATTGGTCTTGGTACGATTTTTTCCGTATCTTCGCCGGGAATCCCCATAGACGAAATTTTTTTGCAACAAGAGCAAGCGTACCAAATTTTTATGAACGATACATTGAGAAAGAGAGAGATAAACAATGAAAACAGTAATCATTTATAA
- a CDS encoding GNAT family N-acetyltransferase has product MSIKQAVLADANVVKIISEETIAEIYPHYYPKGAVDFFLAHHDEANIINDIKLNRIFLCVDIKQNVVGTVTIKANEICRLFVLPAYQYNGYGTEMLDFAETIISQQYSKIVLAASLPAKKIYQKRGYKAIEFNIIPTECNDFLCYDVMEKQI; this is encoded by the coding sequence ATGAGTATAAAACAAGCTGTTTTAGCGGATGCGAATGTAGTAAAAATAATTTCAGAAGAGACAATCGCGGAAATATATCCACATTACTACCCTAAAGGCGCAGTGGATTTTTTTCTTGCACATCATGATGAAGCCAATATTATCAATGATATTAAATTAAACCGTATTTTTCTTTGCGTTGATATAAAACAAAATGTCGTAGGCACAGTTACAATAAAGGCTAATGAAATATGTCGGTTATTTGTACTGCCTGCTTATCAATATAATGGATATGGCACAGAAATGCTTGATTTTGCAGAAACAATAATCTCACAGCAATATTCAAAAATTGTATTGGCCGCCTCGCTGCCAGCTAAAAAGATATATCAAAAGAGAGGCTATAAAGCTATCGAATTTAACATCATTCCAACAGAATGTAATGATTTTTTGTGCTATGATGTTATGGAAAAGCAAATATAA
- the guaA gene encoding glutamine-hydrolyzing GMP synthase has translation MKQDMIVILDMGSTENTVLARAIRELGVYSEIHPHDITAAELGRLDNVKGIILNGGENRVVDGQAVEVRPEIYDCKIPVMAADHPTARCEQKLAGLPDKETLKAFVFDECKAETNWNMKNFIEDQVELIRRQVGDRKVLLALSGGVDSSVVAAMLLKAIGQQLTCVHVNHGLMRKNESEGVVEVFKNQLHANLIYVDATERFLGKLDGVSDPEQKRKIIGGEFIRVFEEEARKLDGIEFLGQGTIYPDIIESGTKTAKMVKSHHNVGGLPEDLQFELVEPLKQLFKDEVRACGIELGLPAHMVYRQPFPGPGLGVRCLGAITRDRLEAVRESDAILREEFAAAGLDGKVWQYFTVVPDFKSVGMKNHERSFDYMVIIRAINTVDAMTATVEKVDWEVLEKITNRILAEVGNVNRVCYDMSPKPPATIEFE, from the coding sequence ATGAAACAGGACATGATAGTGATTCTGGATATGGGAAGCACCGAAAACACCGTACTTGCAAGGGCGATCCGCGAGCTCGGCGTGTACAGCGAGATACACCCGCATGATATCACGGCGGCGGAACTTGGACGGCTTGACAATGTAAAAGGTATTATATTAAACGGCGGAGAGAACCGTGTTGTGGACGGCCAGGCCGTTGAAGTAAGGCCGGAAATATATGACTGCAAGATCCCGGTGATGGCCGCAGACCATCCGACAGCCCGCTGTGAACAGAAGCTTGCCGGTCTCCCGGATAAGGAGACGCTGAAGGCATTTGTTTTTGACGAATGTAAGGCAGAGACGAACTGGAATATGAAGAACTTTATAGAAGACCAGGTAGAGCTGATCCGGCGTCAGGTCGGAGACAGAAAAGTTCTGCTGGCGCTGTCAGGAGGGGTTGACTCTTCCGTTGTGGCGGCTATGCTTCTGAAGGCGATTGGGCAGCAGCTCACCTGTGTCCATGTAAATCACGGGCTCATGAGAAAGAACGAATCAGAGGGCGTGGTTGAGGTGTTTAAAAACCAGCTGCACGCCAATCTTATCTATGTAGACGCCACAGAGAGATTCCTCGGTAAGCTGGACGGCGTTTCCGACCCTGAGCAGAAGAGAAAGATCATAGGCGGTGAATTCATCCGTGTGTTTGAAGAAGAGGCAAGAAAGCTGGACGGCATCGAATTCCTCGGACAGGGAACGATTTATCCGGATATCATTGAGAGTGGGACAAAGACAGCCAAAATGGTCAAATCACATCACAATGTAGGCGGACTGCCTGAGGATCTGCAGTTTGAACTTGTGGAACCGCTGAAGCAGCTTTTTAAAGACGAAGTACGCGCCTGCGGCATCGAACTTGGACTGCCCGCACATATGGTATACCGTCAGCCGTTCCCCGGCCCGGGCCTTGGTGTGCGCTGCCTCGGCGCGATAACAAGAGACCGGCTGGAAGCAGTGAGAGAGTCAGACGCCATTTTGCGTGAGGAATTTGCTGCTGCAGGGCTGGACGGGAAAGTATGGCAGTATTTTACAGTAGTGCCGGACTTTAAGTCTGTCGGTATGAAGAACCATGAAAGAAGCTTCGATTATATGGTGATTATCCGCGCCATCAATACAGTGGATGCCATGACAGCTACTGTGGAGAAGGTGGACTGGGAAGTGCTGGAAAAGATAACGAACAGGATACTGGCGGAAGTGGGGAATGTGAACAGGGTATGTTATGACATGTCACCGAAGCCACCGGCAACGATAGAATTTGAATAA
- a CDS encoding coenzyme F420-0:L-glutamate ligase: MERRVGTVSRGIRCPIIREGDDLADIIVENVLEAAKSEGFDIRDRDVVAVTESIVARAQGNYASVDAIAQDVKNKLGGETVGVIFPILSRNRFSICLKGIARGAKKVVLMLSYPSDEVGNELVSLDQLDEAGVNPYSDVLDVKRYRELFGENRHPFTGVDYVQYYSDLIESEGAEVEVIFANHPKEILNYTKKVLNCDIHSRERTKRLLKKNGAEVVCGMDDILTAPVDGSGCNEDYGLLGSNKSTEEAVKLFPRTAKCMELVLNIQKQFLDKTGKHVEVMVYGDGAFKDPVGKIWELADPCVSVANTEGLIGTPNEVKLKYLADNDFKELSGQALKDAVSARIKEKKEDLVGDMAAQGTTPRRLTDLIGSLCDLTSGSGDKGTPVILVQGYFDNYTS, translated from the coding sequence ATGGAAAGAAGAGTGGGTACTGTATCAAGGGGAATCCGATGCCCTATCATACGGGAGGGGGACGACCTTGCGGATATTATTGTAGAAAATGTTCTGGAGGCAGCTAAAAGCGAGGGCTTTGACATACGTGACAGAGACGTAGTAGCAGTCACAGAATCAATCGTGGCAAGGGCACAGGGAAATTATGCTTCTGTAGATGCCATTGCACAGGACGTGAAGAATAAACTGGGCGGGGAGACGGTCGGGGTCATCTTTCCGATCCTGTCAAGGAACCGGTTTTCCATCTGTCTGAAGGGTATTGCCAGAGGAGCGAAGAAGGTTGTGCTTATGCTGAGTTATCCGAGCGACGAAGTGGGAAATGAACTTGTATCTCTGGATCAGCTCGATGAGGCAGGTGTCAACCCATACAGCGACGTGCTGGATGTAAAACGCTACAGAGAGCTGTTCGGTGAGAACAGGCATCCGTTCACCGGCGTGGATTATGTGCAGTATTACAGTGATCTGATCGAGAGCGAGGGGGCAGAGGTCGAGGTTATCTTCGCAAACCATCCGAAGGAAATCCTTAATTATACGAAGAAAGTATTAAACTGCGATATTCACAGCCGTGAAAGGACGAAACGATTGTTGAAGAAAAATGGAGCGGAGGTCGTCTGCGGCATGGATGATATCCTGACAGCTCCGGTGGACGGAAGCGGATGCAACGAAGATTACGGTCTTCTCGGATCCAACAAGTCTACGGAAGAAGCAGTCAAGCTTTTCCCAAGGACCGCAAAGTGTATGGAACTTGTTTTAAATATTCAGAAGCAGTTTCTCGATAAGACGGGGAAGCATGTAGAAGTCATGGTATACGGAGACGGAGCGTTCAAGGATCCGGTAGGAAAGATATGGGAGCTGGCGGATCCGTGTGTGTCCGTTGCCAACACAGAAGGGCTTATAGGGACTCCGAATGAGGTGAAGCTCAAATATCTGGCGGACAATGATTTTAAGGAACTGTCCGGGCAGGCTTTAAAGGATGCAGTCTCAGCGCGCATCAAAGAAAAGAAGGAAGACCTGGTCGGCGATATGGCTGCCCAAGGGACGACGCCCAGAAGGCTGACGGACCTGATCGGTTCGCTCTGTGACCTTACAAGCGGCTCCGGCGATAAAGGGACACCGGTAATCCTTGTACAGGGATATTTTGATAACTATACATCATAA
- a CDS encoding helix-turn-helix domain-containing protein: protein MGFAENLQFLRQKKGYTQEQIAEQLQVSRQSVSKWESGGSFPEMDKLLQLSEMFQCGMDVLVQGDARNSYVEEHDEYEKHMNEYSRAISFGVGLLLLGVAVYELLAGVYTAEKICDMLFMFFVVGAVLIFVVQGLKHSEFARRYPMVGNVYTEKEIESFHKRYITMCAVGIGLIFCGFILELGMDGVALPPQLNEDAVHGVFMLFIAASISILVYAGLQKKKYSIYEYNSENASSPEKKKIGKLCGTIMMAAVLIYMLGGFWADGWGTLWVVFPAGGILCGIVSILLTKES from the coding sequence ATGGGCTTTGCAGAAAATTTACAGTTTCTCAGACAGAAAAAAGGATATACACAGGAACAGATAGCCGAACAGCTACAGGTGTCCAGACAGTCTGTTTCAAAATGGGAGTCAGGAGGCAGCTTTCCTGAGATGGATAAGCTGCTCCAGTTAAGTGAGATGTTCCAGTGCGGTATGGATGTGCTCGTGCAGGGAGACGCAAGGAATTCATATGTGGAGGAACATGATGAATATGAGAAACATATGAATGAATACAGCAGGGCCATAAGCTTTGGAGTCGGGCTTTTGCTGCTCGGGGTTGCGGTGTATGAACTGCTGGCGGGGGTGTATACAGCTGAGAAGATCTGCGATATGCTCTTTATGTTTTTTGTGGTCGGCGCAGTGCTCATATTTGTTGTTCAGGGATTAAAGCACAGTGAGTTTGCGAGAAGATATCCAATGGTTGGAAACGTATATACGGAAAAAGAAATAGAATCGTTTCATAAAAGGTATATTACCATGTGTGCTGTCGGAATCGGACTTATATTCTGCGGGTTCATTTTGGAGCTTGGGATGGATGGCGTGGCGTTGCCGCCGCAGCTCAATGAAGATGCCGTGCATGGGGTGTTCATGCTTTTCATTGCAGCTTCCATATCAATTCTGGTCTATGCGGGACTGCAGAAAAAGAAATACAGCATATACGAATATAACAGTGAAAATGCCTCAAGCCCCGAGAAGAAAAAGATCGGAAAGCTCTGCGGCACTATCATGATGGCTGCTGTACTTATCTATATGCTCGGAGGTTTTTGGGCGGACGGCTGGGGCACGCTGTGGGTCGTATTTCCGGCAGGTGGAATTCTCTGCGGTATTGTCAGTATTCTGCTGACAAAAGAAAGTTAG
- a CDS encoding HAD family hydrolase gives MDYKYILFDLDGTVTDPGIGITNSVMHALRKFGIIEEDRSRLYKFIGPPLADSFRQFYEFSEEETARGIEYYREYFTDKGIFENEVYEGMEELLAALNRQGRKLIIATSKPEVFAERILEHFHLDSYFSFVAGATMDEKRVKKAEVIAYALESCGISDLSGVLMIGDRKHDVIGAHEAGVDVMGVLHGYGSREELEKAGADYIVENVEEIKKFLS, from the coding sequence ATGGATTATAAATACATTTTGTTTGACCTGGACGGCACGGTCACCGACCCGGGCATCGGCATTACTAATTCAGTCATGCATGCACTGAGGAAATTCGGCATAATAGAAGAAGACAGGAGCAGGCTGTACAAATTTATCGGACCGCCGCTGGCAGATTCGTTCCGGCAGTTCTATGAGTTTTCTGAGGAAGAGACCGCCCGCGGAATTGAGTATTACCGAGAATACTTTACGGATAAGGGTATCTTTGAAAATGAGGTATACGAAGGTATGGAGGAACTGCTGGCAGCGCTGAACAGACAAGGGAGAAAGCTCATAATAGCCACCTCGAAACCTGAAGTGTTCGCAGAGCGGATACTGGAGCATTTTCATCTGGACAGCTATTTTTCCTTTGTGGCAGGCGCCACCATGGATGAAAAAAGGGTGAAAAAGGCGGAAGTGATCGCATACGCGCTGGAGAGCTGCGGCATCAGTGATCTGTCCGGGGTGCTCATGATAGGGGACAGGAAACACGATGTTATCGGGGCGCATGAGGCGGGAGTCGACGTCATGGGTGTCCTGCACGGATATGGAAGCCGTGAAGAGCTTGAAAAGGCCGGTGCAGATTATATTGTGGAGAATGTAGAAGAAATAAAAAAGTTTCTGTCCTGA
- a CDS encoding glycerol dehydrogenase produces MAQIIGSPGRYIQGKGELNNLCKYAASYGSRLFILTSPSGKKRVEPSIQAGKEGTGVETVYEVFNGECSMNEINRVMKAAEGAGCDMIAGVGGGKIHDTAKAVAHYMGKPVIIVPTIASTDAPCSALSVIYTDEGVFEKYLFLPASPNVVLVDTEVVSKAPARLLVAGMGDALATYFEARACMQSSAANCVGGKSTLAAMALARLCYETLLENGVSAALAVTENVCTKAVEHVIEANTYLSGIGFESGGLAGAHAVHNGLTVIEETHALYHGEKVAFGTLVQLVLENADSEEIETVVDFCSAVGLPTTLSQLGIKEVKPDQIMEVAKLAAAEGDTLGNMPFEVTPEDVYAAIMAADAIGRHYAEEGV; encoded by the coding sequence ATGGCACAGATCATAGGCAGTCCAGGCAGATATATTCAGGGAAAAGGAGAACTTAACAACCTTTGCAAATATGCGGCCAGCTACGGCAGCCGCCTGTTTATCCTTACGAGTCCGTCCGGAAAGAAGCGGGTGGAGCCGTCCATACAGGCGGGAAAGGAAGGAACAGGGGTAGAAACGGTCTACGAAGTATTTAACGGCGAGTGCAGTATGAATGAAATCAACCGCGTGATGAAGGCTGCAGAAGGAGCAGGCTGCGATATGATAGCCGGTGTCGGCGGCGGAAAGATCCACGACACCGCAAAGGCAGTTGCACATTACATGGGGAAGCCTGTCATCATCGTGCCGACGATCGCATCTACTGATGCGCCGTGCAGCGCGCTCTCTGTCATATATACGGACGAAGGTGTATTTGAGAAATATCTCTTCCTTCCTGCGAGCCCGAATGTAGTCCTCGTGGATACAGAAGTGGTGAGCAAGGCGCCTGCGAGACTTCTCGTGGCCGGCATGGGGGACGCGCTGGCAACATATTTTGAGGCGAGAGCGTGCATGCAGTCTTCCGCAGCGAACTGTGTGGGCGGAAAGAGCACGCTGGCAGCCATGGCGCTCGCCAGGCTCTGCTATGAGACGCTTCTGGAGAACGGCGTCAGCGCGGCGCTGGCAGTGACGGAAAATGTGTGTACAAAAGCAGTGGAGCATGTGATCGAGGCGAATACATACCTGTCCGGGATCGGATTTGAGAGCGGCGGCCTGGCCGGCGCCCATGCGGTCCATAACGGGCTGACGGTGATCGAAGAGACACATGCCCTGTACCACGGGGAGAAAGTAGCCTTCGGCACACTCGTACAGCTTGTGCTTGAAAACGCGGATTCCGAGGAGATTGAGACGGTGGTGGATTTCTGCAGCGCCGTAGGGCTTCCGACCACACTTTCTCAGCTCGGGATAAAAGAAGTGAAGCCGGATCAGATCATGGAAGTGGCAAAGCTTGCCGCGGCAGAAGGAGATACGCTTGGCAATATGCCGTTTGAGGTTACACCGGAAGACGTATATGCGGCGATCATGGCGGCAGATGCCATCGGAAGGCATTATGCAGAGGAAGGAGTATAA
- a CDS encoding NADH-dependent [FeFe] hydrogenase, group A6 produces MENINLKINGLDVSAPAGSTILEAARLAGIKIPTLCFLKEINEIGACRMCIVEVKGARNLVAACVHPVNEGMEVFTNTPQLIASRRRTLQLLLSNHDQKCLSCVRSGNCELQQLCKEYGVDDADYYEGDMTHYDLDESAAHMVRDNNKCILCRRCVATCEKTQGIGVIGANNRGFDTMIGSAFEMGLGETSCVSCGQCIAVCPTGALYEKDYTQQILDAIADPDKYVVVQTAPSVRAGLGEEFGYPMGTDVEGKMAAALRRVGFDKVFDTDWAADLTIMEEATELLDRVKNGGVLPLITSCSPGWIKYCEHYFPDMTEHLSSCKSPQQMFGAMLKTYFAEKEGIDPKKIVSVSVMPCTAKKFEIGRDDQDAAGVPDVDIAITTRELARLIKRCGIEFTVLPDEKFDDPMGESTGAAVIFGATGGVMEAALRTAVEVLTGEELANLDFTDVRGTEGVKEASYNVAGMDVKVAVASGLNNARTLLNKVKSGEADYHFIEIMGCPGGCVNGGGQPQVSGDVRNFTDVRGIRASVLYNNDAAKPIRKSHENPAIKKLYDEYLGEPGSHKAHETLHTSYVKRTVN; encoded by the coding sequence ATGGAAAATATTAATCTTAAAATTAATGGACTCGACGTATCCGCTCCTGCCGGTTCTACTATCCTTGAAGCAGCCCGGCTGGCCGGAATCAAGATCCCGACGCTGTGTTTCCTGAAGGAGATCAACGAGATCGGAGCCTGCCGTATGTGTATCGTTGAGGTGAAGGGAGCAAGAAACCTGGTCGCGGCGTGTGTGCACCCGGTCAATGAAGGGATGGAAGTGTTTACAAACACTCCTCAGCTCATCGCGTCCAGAAGAAGAACACTTCAGCTGCTGCTTTCCAACCATGACCAGAAATGTCTGTCATGTGTGCGCAGCGGTAACTGTGAACTTCAGCAGTTATGTAAAGAATACGGCGTGGATGATGCAGATTATTATGAGGGCGATATGACGCATTATGATCTGGATGAATCCGCAGCCCATATGGTACGTGACAACAATAAATGTATTCTCTGCCGCCGTTGTGTTGCAACGTGTGAAAAGACACAGGGAATCGGCGTTATCGGCGCCAATAACCGTGGATTTGATACGATGATCGGTTCTGCTTTTGAGATGGGACTCGGAGAAACGAGCTGTGTATCCTGCGGACAGTGTATCGCAGTCTGTCCTACCGGAGCCTTATATGAGAAGGATTACACACAGCAGATCCTCGATGCCATCGCAGATCCTGACAAATATGTTGTTGTACAGACAGCTCCTTCTGTCCGGGCGGGGCTTGGTGAAGAGTTCGGTTACCCGATGGGTACGGATGTAGAAGGCAAGATGGCAGCAGCGCTCAGAAGAGTCGGATTTGACAAGGTCTTTGATACTGACTGGGCGGCCGATCTCACGATCATGGAAGAAGCCACAGAGCTTCTCGACAGAGTGAAAAACGGCGGGGTACTGCCGCTCATCACATCCTGTTCACCCGGATGGATCAAATACTGCGAGCATTACTTCCCTGATATGACAGAGCATTTGTCCAGCTGTAAATCACCGCAGCAGATGTTCGGCGCTATGCTGAAGACATACTTTGCGGAGAAAGAGGGCATTGACCCGAAGAAGATCGTTTCCGTCAGCGTGATGCCATGTACGGCCAAGAAGTTTGAGATCGGACGTGACGATCAGGATGCAGCCGGAGTTCCGGACGTGGATATCGCGATCACGACCAGAGAGCTCGCAAGGCTGATCAAGCGCTGCGGTATAGAATTTACGGTGCTGCCGGATGAAAAATTCGACGACCCGATGGGAGAATCGACAGGTGCGGCCGTGATCTTCGGCGCTACCGGCGGTGTTATGGAGGCTGCGCTGCGTACTGCAGTTGAAGTTCTCACAGGCGAAGAGTTGGCTAATCTGGACTTTACGGATGTCCGCGGTACAGAAGGTGTCAAAGAGGCATCTTACAATGTGGCGGGCATGGATGTGAAGGTGGCAGTCGCATCCGGACTTAACAATGCAAGGACGCTTCTGAACAAAGTAAAATCAGGGGAAGCGGACTACCACTTTATAGAGATAATGGGATGTCCGGGCGGATGTGTAAACGGAGGCGGACAGCCCCAGGTATCCGGCGATGTGCGCAATTTCACAGATGTGCGCGGGATCCGCGCAAGTGTGCTGTATAACAATGATGCGGCAAAACCGATCCGTAAGTCACATGAAAATCCGGCCATCAAGAAGCTGTATGACGAATACCTCGGCGAGCCGGGCAGCCATAAGGCTCATGAGACATTACATACGAGCTATGTGAAACGTACAGTAAATTAA
- the nuoF gene encoding NADH-quinone oxidoreductase subunit NuoF, with protein MYRSHVLVCGGTGCTSSGSQKIRERLEAEIKRNGLEDEVGVVKTGCFGLCALGPIMIVYPEGSFYAMVKEEDIPEIVSEHLLKGRVVTRLLYDETVKNEEVLPLQETKFYKKQHRVALRNCGVINPENIEEYIGTRGYEALGTVLTSMKPEEVIQVILDSGLRGRGGAGFPTGLKWKFAAANEADQKYVCCNADEGDPGAFMDRSVLEGDPHVVLEAMAIAGYAIGASQGYIYVRAEYPIAVERLNIAIEQAREYGLLGKNIFETGFDFDIDIRLGAGAFVCGEETALMTSIEGNRGEPRPRPPFPALKGLFQKPTILNNVETLANIPQIILNGAEWFSSMGTEKSKGTKVFALGGKVNNTGLVEIPMGTTLREIVEEIGGGIPNGKKFKAAQTGGPSGGCIPAEHFDVPIDYDNLIAIGSMMGSGGLIVMDEDNCMVDIAKFFLEFTVDESCGKCTPCRVGTRRMLEILEKITNGQGTMEDLDKLEELAAHLKTNSLCALGQTAPNPVLSTMRYFRDEYVAHIVDKKCPAGVCKALLSYKIDADKCKGCTLCARTCPNDAISGAVKEPHVIHQDKCVKCGACMEKCRFGAIYKE; from the coding sequence ATGTATCGTTCACACGTATTGGTTTGTGGTGGAACCGGATGTACTTCCTCAGGCAGCCAGAAAATCAGGGAAAGGCTGGAAGCGGAAATCAAAAGAAACGGGCTGGAAGACGAAGTAGGCGTAGTTAAGACCGGATGTTTCGGTCTGTGCGCGCTCGGCCCGATCATGATCGTTTATCCGGAAGGTTCTTTCTATGCGATGGTAAAAGAAGAAGACATTCCGGAAATCGTATCAGAACATTTATTAAAAGGAAGAGTTGTCACCCGTCTGCTGTATGACGAGACAGTGAAGAACGAAGAAGTTCTTCCGCTGCAGGAGACGAAGTTCTATAAGAAGCAGCACAGAGTCGCACTGCGCAACTGTGGCGTCATCAATCCGGAAAATATTGAGGAATACATAGGAACACGCGGATATGAAGCGCTTGGAACTGTACTTACGAGCATGAAGCCGGAGGAAGTGATCCAGGTGATCCTGGACAGCGGACTGCGCGGGCGGGGCGGCGCCGGATTCCCGACAGGACTGAAGTGGAAGTTTGCGGCTGCCAACGAGGCGGATCAGAAGTATGTCTGCTGTAATGCAGACGAAGGCGACCCGGGCGCATTTATGGACCGTTCCGTGCTGGAAGGCGACCCGCATGTAGTGCTGGAGGCCATGGCTATCGCGGGATACGCGATCGGCGCTTCCCAGGGATATATCTATGTGCGTGCGGAGTACCCGATCGCTGTAGAACGTCTGAATATCGCGATCGAGCAGGCAAGGGAATACGGTCTGTTAGGTAAGAATATTTTTGAGACAGGATTTGATTTTGATATTGATATCAGGCTTGGAGCCGGTGCTTTTGTCTGCGGTGAGGAGACGGCGCTTATGACATCCATCGAAGGAAACAGGGGCGAGCCGCGTCCGCGTCCGCCGTTCCCGGCGCTTAAGGGACTGTTCCAGAAGCCTACGATCTTAAACAACGTTGAGACACTGGCGAATATACCGCAGATCATCCTCAACGGGGCCGAGTGGTTCTCTTCCATGGGAACAGAGAAGTCAAAGGGTACAAAGGTATTTGCCCTCGGCGGTAAAGTAAACAACACAGGACTGGTAGAGATCCCGATGGGAACTACCCTCCGGGAAATAGTAGAAGAGATCGGCGGAGGCATCCCGAACGGGAAGAAGTTCAAGGCCGCGCAGACGGGCGGACCTTCCGGCGGATGTATCCCTGCGGAACATTTTGACGTGCCGATCGACTATGACAATCTTATCGCCATCGGTTCTATGATGGGTTCCGGCGGACTGATCGTCATGGACGAAGATAACTGTATGGTAGATATCGCCAAGTTCTTCCTTGAATTTACGGTCGATGAGTCATGCGGCAAATGTACGCCATGCCGTGTAGGCACAAGGCGTATGCTCGAGATACTGGAAAAGATCACGAACGGCCAGGGAACAATGGAAGACCTGGATAAGCTGGAAGAGCTGGCAGCCCATCTGAAAACCAATTCTCTTTGTGCACTTGGGCAGACGGCGCCGAACCCTGTACTTTCTACAATGCGCTATTTCAGAGACGAGTATGTGGCGCATATCGTAGATAAGAAATGTCCGGCCGGTGTCTGTAAGGCGCTTCTCTCTTACAAGATCGATGCCGACAAGTGTAAGGGATGTACGTTATGTGCGAGAACGTGTCCGAATGATGCGATCAGCGGCGCGGTCAAAGAACCACATGTTATCCATCAGGATAAATGTGTCAAGTGTGGAGCATGTATGGAAAAATGCCGTTTCGGTGCTATTTACAAAGAGTAA
- a CDS encoding (2Fe-2S) ferredoxin domain-containing protein translates to MKSLEELKAIREKNESKVGVRSESASQTRVVVGMATCGIASGARPVLTALSNAVQEEHLSEKISVTPTGCIGLCQYEPIVEVLEPGKEKVTYVKMTPDKAMEVFRLHLKEGQVVAKYTLGAVQK, encoded by the coding sequence ATGAAATCTCTGGAAGAACTGAAGGCAATAAGAGAGAAGAATGAAAGTAAAGTCGGCGTGCGGTCTGAGAGTGCATCACAGACGAGAGTGGTTGTCGGCATGGCAACATGCGGGATAGCCAGCGGTGCGAGACCTGTACTCACTGCACTTTCCAATGCGGTCCAGGAGGAGCACCTGTCTGAGAAGATCAGCGTGACACCTACCGGATGCATCGGACTGTGTCAGTATGAGCCGATCGTAGAAGTATTGGAACCAGGCAAGGAAAAAGTGACGTATGTAAAGATGACACCTGATAAAGCGATGGAAGTGTTCAGACTTCATCTGAAAGAAGGCCAGGTAGTCGCGAAATATACATTAGGCGCTGTACAAAAATAG